The following proteins come from a genomic window of Meles meles chromosome 1, mMelMel3.1 paternal haplotype, whole genome shotgun sequence:
- the LOC123948429 gene encoding endogenous retrovirus group K member 13-1 Env polyprotein-like isoform X1 → MGPMQNQDLVSGQLTLRACVPRPFLLVVGVRVVASVRVNGTIMYDIHCPRCRLTNCIPIDAMSWPQSPVHVFLVMQPPFVLLPVEIEGPWYANYGYQFAVELENHLRRPKRFIRLAIAGVTALISLIASATVSTVALSNTIHTATHVNQLSKNVSAALHIQQNIDQKILARLDGLEEAVEFLGSQLSILKTQMSLICHGAFQHICVTPLPATNYSWPKIQNHLKGIWHDANVSLDLLELQKSISAIGHAHLDIANPSDLARSILHTMQGFNPGNMLQHTFWYLLGLIILLGILFAIWCCFYNVWKHFLQRVNAHLHFWQLKQKGGDVVSSSPRAS, encoded by the coding sequence ATGGGGCCCATGCAAAACCAAGATCTTGTATCGGGCCAACTAACACTACGTGCTTGTGTCCCGCGTCCATTTCTGCTAGTCGTGGGGGTAAGGGTTGTTGCATCCGTGAGGGTTAATGGTACAATCATGTATGATATCCATTGTCCTAGGTGCAGACTAACCAATTGTATCCCTATAGATGCTATGAGTTGGCCCCAATCCCCTGTACATGTGTTTTTGGTGATGCAACCACCTTTTGTTCTTCTCCCTGTTGAAATCGAAGGCCCCTGGTATGCTAATTATGGCTATCAATTCGCTGTTGAATTAGAAAACCATTTGCGTAGACCTAAGAGATTTATTAGGCTTGCTATAGCTGGTGTTACTGCTCTGATATCTCTAATTGCCTCAGCCACAGTTTCTACTGTGGCCCTCAGTAATACCATCCATACTGCTACCCATGTTAATCAGCTGTCCAAAAATGTTTCAGCCGCTCTACATATACAACAAAATATAGACCAAAAAATCTTAGCCCGCTTAGATGGTCTAGAGGAAGCAGTGGAGTTCTTAGGTTCGCAACTatcaatattaaaaacacaaatgtctTTAATATGTCATGGTGCATTTCAACATATTTGTGTCACACCGTTACCTGCGACAAATTATTCTTGGCCCAAAATCCAAAATCATCTTAAAGGCATATGGCATGATGCAAATGTTAGCCTTGACCTTCTCGAACTCCAAAAGAGTATATCTGCCATTGGGCATGCCCACCTTGACATTGCTAACCCCTCTGACCTTGCTCGTTCTATATTGCATACTATGCAGGGTTTTAACCCAGGTAACATGCTGCAACATACCTTTTGGTATCTTCTGGGACTAATAATCTTGCTAGGAATTTTATTTGCTATATGGTGTTGTTTCTACAATGTATGGAAACATTTCTTGCAACGTGTTAATGCCCACCTACATTTTtggcaattaaaacaaaaagggggagatgTTGTGAGCAgctctcctagagcgagttga
- the LOC123948429 gene encoding uncharacterized protein LOC123948429 isoform X2, which translates to MGLSQSAESTYFIQTLQTLLRERGSKISKKELEGLFKVIHDFCPWFPKEGNIDLKHWRRVRQEIKNQIFARGADAVPPRTMTTWSTIRDLLDPSHSIVLVSPKPGSPAGSLAPTQADEYLSEEPDYIELTPPLYRGSPMSISSDSSRSGSHLGHPTDDFPPPPPNVLSGGDEFGDDDVYLDDDNNNDIFNLSSSPQPLRSFLDKGEDDLGNIPLEGLTFSPPKRTPPTSDPEHNAQWKKQRFKLPPPSRPPLPAPRKGSWHYWVRPPHAEGTYHALEYSRSCAHDPSHHSEIRNASPRTSPLCNYLCLEEIRQFVD; encoded by the exons ATGGGACTTTCGCAATCAGCGGAGTCCACCTATTTCATTCAAACTTTGCAGACTCTCCTCAGAGAAAGGGggtcaaaaatctccaaaaaggaACTTGAGGGACTTTTTAAAGTGATACATGATTTTTGTCCCTGGTTCCCTAAGGAAGGGAATATAGACCTTAAACATTGGCGCCGCGTCAGACAGGAGATTAAGAACCAAATTTTTGCTAGGGGTGCTGACGCGGTGCCCCCTCGGACCATGACTACCTGGTCCACCATTCGTGATTTGTTGGACCCTTCTCATAGTATAGTCTTAGTTTCTCCAAAACCTGGCTCGCCTGCGGGCAGTTTAGCCCCTACTCAGGCGGATGAATATTTATCTGAAGAGCCTGATTATATAGAACTGACTCCCCCCTTATATCGGGGGTCCCCTATGTCAATATCTTCTGACTCTTCTCGATCAGGGTCCCATTTAGGGCATCCTACAGATgattttcctccccctcctccaaatgTTCTATCAGGAGGGGATGAGTTTGGGGATGATGATGTGTATctagatgatgataataataatgacatttttaaccTTTCCTCGTCTCCTCAGCCCTTACGTTCCTTTTTGGATAAGGGAGAGGACGACCTTGGTAATATTCCCTTGGAAGGATTAACCTTTTCCCCTCCTAAAAGGACACCTCCCACATCAGATCCCGAACATAATGCCCAATGGAAGAAACAACGTTTCAAATTGCCCCCTCCTAGTAGGCCACCCTTGCCTGCTCCCCGAAAG GGATCCTGGCACTACTGGGTACGTCCCCCACACGCCGAAGGGACCTACCACGCCCTAGAGTATTCTCGAAGTTGTGCCCACGACCCCAGTCATCACTCAGAAATTCGGAATGCATCCCCTAGGACGTCCCCCTTGTGCAACTACCTATGCCTGGAAGAGATCCGACAGTTTGTGGACTGA